In Pontimonas salivibrio, the sequence TCAGCCCAAATAGCTCCGGCGATCAGGGTGAAGGTCCACAACACGAAACCAATCACATAGAGGCGGTAGGCAAGAGATTCGAGTGTGGGTGCATCTGGGAGGGACGCCATCAACCTAGGCGTGGGGCCTGGCTTGGCGTCAAGCCGCTCCCGGACAAGTTGGAAGACCGACAAACCAGCACCGAGCGCGAAAAACGCCGTGGAAAGGCTAGCCACAAACACGTGGATGACCAGCCACCACGACTGCAGTGCTGGGGGGAGTGGCACCACGTCCACGTAGAAATTGACAGTGACGATGCCCAGGGCCAGCAAGACAAAACCGGACACAAACGCACCCAGGTAGCCAAGGTCTCGCCAAAGCAGCGACCCTAAGTAGACCGCAACGATGAGCATTGTGGCCGTCAGGCCAAATTCGAACATGTTTGCCCACGGCACGCGCTCCCCGGCGACCCCGCGGAGGACGGTTGCAGAGAGGTGAATTAGCCACCCGACCACGAGTAGCCCGGTGGCCACCCGTTCGTAAACGGAAATCGATGGCCGGTCACTTGCCGACGGTCGCTGGACGCCAGCCCCGTTCTTGCCGCTGCCCTCTAGAGCACTGCCATTACCAGCGTCGACCCCTTGAGCACTGACCCTCTCAGATGTGGCGCCAGCTGTCGCCATGGCCCTACCGCGGGCCGGGGTGGGTGCTTGGCGCCTTGCTAAGTCGAGGGTGAAGAGTAGAAAGGCGAGGGTATAGACCGCCATTGCCGAGTAGACGGCAACCAGTGAATAGCTCGCAAGTTGTTCGGTCACGGCTTCAGTGTAATTTCTGCGCCCTGGGAAAATTCTTTCGCAAGAGCGTCCATGGCTGCGTCCAAGCCTGGGTCATCACCCCGGGAAAGGCCCGCTACTTCAATTACCGTTTGCTGGTCGCCGCCTTCCACCACTTTGATCCAGGCCCGCCTTCTCACGACAAACAAGCTGGTGACTAGACCGGCCACGATGAACACCGAAGAAATACCGACCGGTAGTTGTGTGGGGTCCCGGTGGATATCGACACTGACAAACCTTGGCAGCGACTCAAAGGTGATGGAGCCTAAACCGTGTGGAAGTTCGGCACTTTGCCCGAGACCCAACACCACAGCAGGGTTGCCGGTATCTCCTCCAGCAATCTGCGTCATGTCTTCGGTTTCTAACGAATACACATTTCGGGGGATACCCTCATCGAGGCCCAAGTCACCGGTGAAGACATTTAATGTCATCACCGGTTGCTGGGGTTCGGGGAACACGGAACTGAGTGCACCACTATCCAGCACGACAGCGGACGGGTAGAAAAATCCCAACATGCCAACCTGTTCATCCAGGCCATCAGGAATTTTCACCACACCGAGGCTTGTCAGGTTGGAATCTTGTGGCAAGAACACCACCGGTTCGCTATAAACCACATCACCTTCAGGGTTGGTGATGGTCACCCTGGGGGCAAAACCATTACCCAGGAGATACACCGAGGTCCCCTCGTAGTCGAGGGGTTGGTTTACTCTGATCGACCGCTGTTCGCTCGTGCCTTCACGCAACACATCGACGGTGGCGACAAAGTCGAGCGGTTGTGCCACACCGGCATTGGTATCGAATTCGTATTCGGCCTCAAAAGATTCCAGGCGCAAACCGTAGGGAACCAATGATTCGTCGTCAACAAAAGCACCGGAAGTAAAAGAGTCGTAACTGGCCAGTTGGTTAGTAAACGACGTGCCTTCGACAATCACTCTCTGGCCGGAGTATTTAAACCCTGTGCCGAGAGCAAGCCCCAGAAGAACTCCTACGAGCGCAAAGTGGAAGACCAGGTTTGCTGTTTCCCGCAGGTAGCCCTTCTCACCGGCAACAGAGTTGCCGTACACCGCAGTGCGGTAACCCGCTTTCTGTAGCACCTGCCTGGCGCGAGCGACCGTGGCATCCGGGTCCACACCTGATTCCAATTCGACCAGGTGGTAACCCTCCAGTCGGGAGAGATTCTTCGGGGTTTTGGGTGGGGCGGCACGAAGAGCTTTGATGTGGTGGGTGGTGCGGGGAATGATGCAGCCGACCAGCGAGATAAACAACAGGATGTAAATAGCGGAAAACCACACCGACGTGTAGGTATCAAATAATTGCAGTGCGTCCAGGACCGCAAACAGCTCGGGATCTTCTCGTTGGAATTGGATGACCCCGTTGGGATCAGCAGCGCGTTGAGGCACAAGCGACCCCGGGATTGCCCCTAGCGCCAGTAACAACAGCAAAAACAGTGCTGTTTTCATACTGGTCAGTTGTCGCCAAATAAACCTCAACCAGCCGCTAGCACCCAGGGAGGGGCCCTGCGGGCCCCCGGAAGTGTCGGTAGCACTGTCAGCGCTGTTCTCACCGGTCGAAGCCTGTTGGCTTTGACCGGTGGGCGTGGAGTCGTAGTGATCAGAGGGGCGTAACGGTTCCACTGATCACCACCTGTAGTTGGGACATCCACTCTTGCCAAAGACCAAGCACCATTGACAGACCGATCACCATGAGGAAGACGCCTCCGATGATGTTGACCGTTCGCATGTGGCGCTTTAAGAAACCGACCGCACCAGTGGCGAACTGGAAACCAAGCGCCAGAGCAAGAAAAGGAAGCCCCAGGCCCAGAGAGTAAGCAGAGGCCAAAATCACTGCCCG encodes:
- the ccsB gene encoding c-type cytochrome biogenesis protein CcsB: MTEQLASYSLVAVYSAMAVYTLAFLLFTLDLARRQAPTPARGRAMATAGATSERVSAQGVDAGNGSALEGSGKNGAGVQRPSASDRPSISVYERVATGLLVVGWLIHLSATVLRGVAGERVPWANMFEFGLTATMLIVAVYLGSLLWRDLGYLGAFVSGFVLLALGIVTVNFYVDVVPLPPALQSWWLVIHVFVASLSTAFFALGAGLSVFQLVRERLDAKPGPTPRLMASLPDAPTLESLAYRLYVIGFVLWTFTLIAGAIWAERAWGRYWGWDVKEVWTFIIWVIFAGYIHARATRGWRGSRSAWLGLTGFAAVLFNYGVVNIFFTGLHSYSGL
- the resB gene encoding cytochrome c biogenesis protein ResB; this encodes MEPLRPSDHYDSTPTGQSQQASTGENSADSATDTSGGPQGPSLGASGWLRFIWRQLTSMKTALFLLLLLALGAIPGSLVPQRAADPNGVIQFQREDPELFAVLDALQLFDTYTSVWFSAIYILLFISLVGCIIPRTTHHIKALRAAPPKTPKNLSRLEGYHLVELESGVDPDATVARARQVLQKAGYRTAVYGNSVAGEKGYLRETANLVFHFALVGVLLGLALGTGFKYSGQRVIVEGTSFTNQLASYDSFTSGAFVDDESLVPYGLRLESFEAEYEFDTNAGVAQPLDFVATVDVLREGTSEQRSIRVNQPLDYEGTSVYLLGNGFAPRVTITNPEGDVVYSEPVVFLPQDSNLTSLGVVKIPDGLDEQVGMLGFFYPSAVVLDSGALSSVFPEPQQPVMTLNVFTGDLGLDEGIPRNVYSLETEDMTQIAGGDTGNPAVVLGLGQSAELPHGLGSITFESLPRFVSVDIHRDPTQLPVGISSVFIVAGLVTSLFVVRRRAWIKVVEGGDQQTVIEVAGLSRGDDPGLDAAMDALAKEFSQGAEITLKP